CAGAAAAACCCCAAGGATCGCGAATCATCTTCTCAAAAGAGTAAGGGACTTTGCAGAGGTAAAAGGAGAAAAAACAATCCGGATTCCCTCCTGCGAAGAGGCATTTTCCCGCCTCGGGATAGATGAATTGGGCCTCGATAGAATGGACCGCCAGATCTTGGAATGTATGATCGATCGGTACAAAGGCGGGCCAGTAGGTCTAAAACCGATCGCCGCAGTAATCGGAGAGGAAGAAAGGACTTTAGAAGACCATTACGAATCCTATATGGTAAGAGTTGGCTTGATCAATAGAACCTCTTCCGGTAGAGTAGCCACGGAGAAGGCTTATAAGCTGATGGACAGAGTCCCTCCGGCTTTCGGCAAAAGAATAGAAGAAGATGCGGCTCCCGGCCTTTTTTAAAAGCGAAATAGATAATACAGGAGATTTAGGAGAAGACGATCGTCGCCTTCTATTCGCCGCGTTTTTCGTATTTGCATTTGCTTCCTTCTTAGTCGCTCACCTATTTACACGCAATATTCTATTCAAAATTTTGGGAGAAGACCCGATTGTTCAGGTAAAAGAAAGAGCGGAACGAGAAAAAATTTACGAAGTACTATTAGAACAAGAATTCGTTGATAAAAAGATCAAGGATGAATACAAAGCACTGTCTAACGTAGAATCTGCAGGTTCAGGCGGAATTACAAAGGAAAAAGGATTTCATACACTTTCTCCTTTCCGTGAATTTGTGATGGGAAATATTTTCAGAAATCCTTCCAAGGCAAGTCCTCAAAATTCTCAAAAGAAAACGGAAGAAGAAAAAGTATACGAAGTCGCTATCTTAAAACAAGATCCTGTAGAATTTACAAATCCAAATGAACAAACTCCGGAGCAAACTCCAGCTACCGGAAGAATGACTAAGATCCCATTCAATTATCGTTTCCAACAAGACATGTTATTTCGCTGGGACGGAAGTTCTTCTATGAGTATTCCTACTAAGAAACTCGTGGGTTACGAATATTTTAAAAGAATGCTCCGCCAGATTGAACAAAGTTTTTCGCCTCCGGGTGGAGGAAACTTTGGATATCGTGACGGTGCTGGAACTGTTATCAGAGAGGCAATCGAACCAGGAGAAGCAAAAGTCCAATTTTTGCTAAACGATGCAGGTCAAGTCATCGATACAAAACTTATCTCTTCACAAGGACAAGCTCTCGTAGACCAATCCTGTGTAGATGCACTACGAGGACAAAATTTCGGAAAAGTTCCTGAAGATGTAAAAGCGCAAGGAATGATCTACGGAATTACTTTTATCTTCCCTCGTATTTATAGAAGATAATCTAGTCCAATATTTCGCTCTAAGCTTGCGAAGATCAAACAGCGCTTAATTTCAGATTTAATCCTTTTCTTAAAGATTCGAATTTTTCATTTGGAGAAATTCCTTTTGCATCCATTGAAAGTTCAGGGCGAATCGAATTTACAAAGTACATATCCACTTCTCCCTTTCCTTTTGCTTGGACTTTTCCTCTATGCTCGCATACAAAAAAATCTTTAACTAATTCATAAGTAGAACCTGAAATATTTAAATGCCCTGGTTTACCCGAAGATTCCATTCTGCTTGCAAGATTGACTGCATCTCCCCAAACATCATATGCGAATTTATTAGAACCTATCACTCCGGATGTAACAGGTCCTGTATGAACTCCCACTCTTAATTCCCAAAATGGAAGTCCCATTTGCGATTTGGATTCTGCCATTCTTTGCATGAATCTGAGAAATTCTAATCCAGCTAAACAATTATCCACTGGGTGAGTAAAGTTTGTATTTGGGATCCCTCCTGCGCACATATAAGAATCACCGATCGTTTTTAGTTTTTCCAAACCTAAACGAGATACGATTGAATCAAATTCAGAAAAACAATTATGTAGATCTTCTACTAGATCTTTGGGTACCATCTCCGCTGCAATTTTAGTAAATCCCACAAAGTCTGTGAATAGTATACTTGCAGATTCATAATATACAGGAGTAACAGATCCTTTGGATTTTAATTCTTCTGCTACAGGTTTAGGAAGAATATTCAATAATAGTAAATCTGTTTTGTCTCTTTCATCTGCGAGTTCTTTTGTTCTTTCTATTACCTTTTTCTCCAGATTGACAGATAATTCTTCACTGGTATTGAATGCTGTTGCGATCCTTCTCCCCAATGTAGCTGCATCTGCAAATGTCAGTATGAACAGTCCCGCAGGAGTAAGATATCCCGGTCCTATATGGAATTGATAAAAAATAAAGTCGTTCAATATAGCTGCGTAGAAGATCCCTAAGCCGAGTAACATCAGTTTCGCGCCCTGTAAACCTTTGAATATGGCTATGGTCAACATGATCATACCGTAAATCCCTGAGAATACGATCAGCGCTTGGTAATAAGGAAGTGTATAACTGAAGAGCGCGGGAGGAAGCACTATAATAGAAAGACAAGGCGGAATAGAGACTGCCATAATAACGATCATTGCAGTCTTCCCGAACTGAGCAGGATACAAAGTTCTCATAAACATCGCCATAAACGGGACGCCTAGATAAAAGGAAAGATATTCTATTCTGACCATGATATTCCAAGGAGCGTCCCTAAGAGCCTCCCCTATAAATCTATCTCCGCTGAAAAATACCCTGGAAGTGATTGCAAGACAGGTAAGGGAGAACCAAAGGATCTCCATTTCTTTTTTGCGAAATAAAAATAGACCCATATGATATAAGCCCATGATGAGTAAAGATCCTGCCAAAAACGCGCTCACCATTCTGCTCTTGTCTCTTGTCGCAAAAATTTCGGAAGAGTCGCCAAGTAAGATCGGCATTTGAAAACCACCATTTCTATGATAGTGATTTGAAATATACATCACTAGATCAACTTGTTTGGCATGAGGAACTGAACTTGTTTGAGCAAGATATTCAGGACTTTCTTCTTCGGGAGAAGGTCCAGGATGCCCATTATAAGCGACTAACTTGCCGTCCCAGTATAAGGAGTATGCGGAGCCTTGGCCGTCGTCGATTCGTATTGCAAGATCGGGAGAATGTTCTGGAAGATATAATCTTAGATGATATGTGATGTAACCTATTTCAGGTAAAGGTTCTCCCTTTAAAAGATGACCGTTCCATACACCCGGAACAGGGATGAAGCCACTTGGATCAGAAACAAGATCGTCTTGGAAATTTTTAGGAGGAATGAGTTCCTTCCAATAATATCTCCAATCTCCGTTTAATTCTACTGCTCCGTCTTTTTTAAAATCCCAGTTGCTTAGGTCTAAGGTTCCATTTTCTGCCTTGGGTCTTTCTTTACCTTTTGCTTGGCTGCAAGCGGAGAAGGATATAAAACAAAGTAGAATTCCTAAAATGAAAAAACGAGCCCGTCGACCTGAATCACTCATATGCGTAGATCAATAAGGGAGAAAAAAGCCATTCCAGCGAGCATTTTTTATAATTCGGTCGATTCTTCGGAGATTATTTCATAGAAGAATTTTCATGTCGCTCGTTTGAGTAGTGTGCACATTGAATCGTTTTTCTAAGATATTTTTTAGGTAATTCTGACGGAATACAGGTTCCAAATTTAAAAAACTGGACATCTATGACTGGTCATATTATAATTCGAGGTATGCAACTATCCGCTGCCGAATTCAAAACAAAATGCCTTAGCCTTATGGACAGAGTTCACGAAACCCAGGAAGAAGTGATCATCACTAAACATGGAAAACCAGTGGCCAAGTTAGTAACCATCAAAGATAGTACTGCAGCTCGTCTATTTGGTTATCTAAAAGGCCGGGTCATAGAGAATGAAGATATCGTTCCGAGCCTAGGCTTACATTGGGATGCGGATACTAAATAGATGATCGTTCTGGACACTCATGCTTGGATTTGGTTGATGGAAGGAGATCCTAAAATGGAAAAAGAACCCATTCTTAGGAAATTATATAGGCATATTCCTCATAGAGGATTATTCATCTCCGAAATATCAGGCTGGGAAGTAGGGATGCTCGTAGCCAAAAAAAGGATCCAGATCTCTGGAACTTTAAATCGATGGTTGCAGGATGCATACAATGCTCCAGGCATCCAACCTTATCGTTTAACTCCTGAAGTAATTGTAGAAAGTGTAAATTTACCTGACTCCTTTCACGGAGACCCAGCAGACAGAATGATCGTAGCGACTGCGAGAGTTTTGAATGCAGAACTGGTCACCAAAGATAAAGAAATCATTAAATACGGAAAAAAAGGAAACCTAAAAGTAATTTCCCTCTGACCAGATTAAAAAAGGTCTTTAATCGCCTTCCAAAGTTTAGCAAATTCCTTTTTTCTTTCGTCTTTGTCTTTTAGTTTTAATAATGTCTTTTGGAACCCGTTTGTGCCGGTTATCTTAACACGGTTTTCATTCAGAACTTCTACTTCGTAGAAGACTTCGTCCACTTTATAAGAAAAATTCAATGTGCTTGTAGATTTCATTGGATATTCTTTATCTTCTAAAATTGCCTTTGCATTTCTGAAGTCTAAAAATACACATTGGGTATTTTTGAGCATAGGCTCGCAAAATTTTCCTGCAGGAGGAGGAACTGGTTTAACTCCACATCCAAAAAATGCTAAAAGCAGAAGTATGAAAGAATATTTCATTTCTTAATCCTCTACCGGGAGTTTTGTTTTTAGGGTCTGGTTTTTGGAGAGAATCTCTCTTGCGAGATTCAGAACTTCTTCCTTTCTATCTCCTGAATTCGGATAATATTCTTCTAATAATAAGATCGCTTTTGGCGAAAGGTTTTGGTAATAGAAGATCCTTGCTTCTAAAATTTTAGAACTTCCTGTTAGAAAGTCCTCATTTATAGTTTTGACCCTTCTTAAATAATTTAAGGAAGAAACATATTGTCCTGCTCTAAATTCGGACAATGCGATCATAAAATCTGATTCCCTTGCAGAAAGTAGTAAAGAGCCTGAGATATCCTGTCTGGAAAGTATCTTTTTCAAGAACTCAGTATTTCCAGAAAGTGCACTTCCTGCCAAGCAGGTCCAAGCATAACCGGATTTTAATTCAGGACTTAATTTTTCAGGTTCAATCGAGATCAAAAGTTTATTCAATGCGGAACGACTTAATTTTTGTCGTATGGATTCACCGAATGCGATCAGATAGCGGTTATCAGTTGATTCTAAAAATTCAGGATCTATTGCCTGTGCTCTAAGCGCTTGTCTGTAAGAATCTTCTACAAGAGGAAGATAAGAACTATCTTGTTCTAAAAATTCCTGGAAACCGGTGTATGCAATTTTAGAAAGAGTAACAGAGTCGAATCTAAAGCCTAATAGTAAAAATTCGTAATATCCCGAAAGTGCGGCATAATGATAAGAGATACCTTCTTTAGGATTAGATGTTACAAAATCTTTTGCAGTAGATTTGAATTCTTTGATCTCTCCTTCTTTTGGCTCACCTTTTACGATCCCTTCTTGGAGTAGTTTTCTTTCCTTTTCAAGAAGTAAACGTCTATCTCCTGCGAACAGGTTCTTGATATCTTGTCTGAAAAAAAACGCGATCCCCGCCAAACCTAGCAGGATCAAAAAGAACACTAACGGTTTGTAATTCGCTTTTTTTCTGTAACTTCTGTGGTTGGCTTGGTAGAGCATGTATAAAGTCAGATTCTAAAAAAAGCCTGGACCTTTCACTTATTTTTTGGGGTTGGAATTCCTACTCTAGCTTGACTCTCGGACCCCTGCTGGATTCCGTGTAAATATGCCTTATAATTATGATTTTGACGAGGATTACGAAACAGACGGCGACGCGGATTACCTCGACGAGGACGCCGTAACTTTTGTATGTGAGGATTGTGATCATCGTTGGGAAGATGATGCAGACGGATCTTATGACGGCCCAGAAAATCATATTTGCTCCATGTGTGGCTCTTCAAGCGTAATCGAACTCTAATCTTTTTGCGGTCCGGCTTTTATTCTAAAGCATCAATTCGGGCCGCGTTCCCAATACTTACTGTAATCTTTTTATTTTCGAGTTCTATTCATTCGGTTGATTTCGATCAAGTGTATGAATATTATAAAAAAGGAAACTACGACACTTTAGTAAAAGTTTCCAGATCTGGTCTTAGATCCGGAGAGCTGGATTATAAGATCCTTTTATTATACGTTGCTTCTGAATCCAGTTTAGAAGAGATAGATAAAACTCTTTTAAGCATTTATTCCAGATCCAAGGATCAACCTTCTATTTTTTATAATTCTGTTTTTTTATTTTTAGAACGTGCATTGGTTTTAGAATCATATGAATCGGGCACTCGTTGGGGAAAAATTTTCCTAACTAAGGGAGAGTCTTCTGTTCGGTATTCCGAAGGTGTTTACACATACGCTTGTATATTGTATTCTTCTCAGGACTATGAAGCTGCGAATTCCATTCTTGCAAAACTTAAGTCTGTACCTACAGATTCTAAACT
The DNA window shown above is from Leptospira koniambonensis and carries:
- a CDS encoding energy transducer TonB → MRLPAFFKSEIDNTGDLGEDDRRLLFAAFFVFAFASFLVAHLFTRNILFKILGEDPIVQVKERAEREKIYEVLLEQEFVDKKIKDEYKALSNVESAGSGGITKEKGFHTLSPFREFVMGNIFRNPSKASPQNSQKKTEEEKVYEVAILKQDPVEFTNPNEQTPEQTPATGRMTKIPFNYRFQQDMLFRWDGSSSMSIPTKKLVGYEYFKRMLRQIEQSFSPPGGGNFGYRDGAGTVIREAIEPGEAKVQFLLNDAGQVIDTKLISSQGQALVDQSCVDALRGQNFGKVPEDVKAQGMIYGITFIFPRIYRR
- a CDS encoding adenylate/guanylate cyclase domain-containing protein, with the translated sequence MSDSGRRARFFILGILLCFISFSACSQAKGKERPKAENGTLDLSNWDFKKDGAVELNGDWRYYWKELIPPKNFQDDLVSDPSGFIPVPGVWNGHLLKGEPLPEIGYITYHLRLYLPEHSPDLAIRIDDGQGSAYSLYWDGKLVAYNGHPGPSPEEESPEYLAQTSSVPHAKQVDLVMYISNHYHRNGGFQMPILLGDSSEIFATRDKSRMVSAFLAGSLLIMGLYHMGLFLFRKKEMEILWFSLTCLAITSRVFFSGDRFIGEALRDAPWNIMVRIEYLSFYLGVPFMAMFMRTLYPAQFGKTAMIVIMAVSIPPCLSIIVLPPALFSYTLPYYQALIVFSGIYGMIMLTIAIFKGLQGAKLMLLGLGIFYAAILNDFIFYQFHIGPGYLTPAGLFILTFADAATLGRRIATAFNTSEELSVNLEKKVIERTKELADERDKTDLLLLNILPKPVAEELKSKGSVTPVYYESASILFTDFVGFTKIAAEMVPKDLVEDLHNCFSEFDSIVSRLGLEKLKTIGDSYMCAGGIPNTNFTHPVDNCLAGLEFLRFMQRMAESKSQMGLPFWELRVGVHTGPVTSGVIGSNKFAYDVWGDAVNLASRMESSGKPGHLNISGSTYELVKDFFVCEHRGKVQAKGKGEVDMYFVNSIRPELSMDAKGISPNEKFESLRKGLNLKLSAV
- a CDS encoding type II toxin-antitoxin system VapC family toxin yields the protein MIVLDTHAWIWLMEGDPKMEKEPILRKLYRHIPHRGLFISEISGWEVGMLVAKKRIQISGTLNRWLQDAYNAPGIQPYRLTPEVIVESVNLPDSFHGDPADRMIVATARVLNAELVTKDKEIIKYGKKGNLKVISL
- a CDS encoding type II toxin-antitoxin system Phd/YefM family antitoxin, giving the protein MQLSAAEFKTKCLSLMDRVHETQEEVIITKHGKPVAKLVTIKDSTAARLFGYLKGRVIENEDIVPSLGLHWDADTK
- a CDS encoding LIC12806 family lipoprotein, producing MKYSFILLLLAFFGCGVKPVPPPAGKFCEPMLKNTQCVFLDFRNAKAILEDKEYPMKSTSTLNFSYKVDEVFYEVEVLNENRVKITGTNGFQKTLLKLKDKDERKKEFAKLWKAIKDLF